In Candidatus Tanganyikabacteria bacterium, the genomic window CTGTTCGACGACCTGACCGGGCCCCACGGGACGCAACTCGCGCTGTTTTCGGATCTGGCGCCCGATTACCCGGTTTGAGACCGATGTAAGAATGATCCGGCAATAAGCATTGAAATACGTATTGACCGGGCAACCTTAAATCAACTAGAATCTCGCGCAAGGTCTGGTCACGGAGCGGGTGATGGGCCGCCGGCCGCAAGGCTGGCACCTCCAGTCCTGAAGCGGTATTGCAGTCGGCGGCCCGACGGAATCGGGCGGCATTAGCCCATAAAGGGGATTCCGGGGAGTGAAATCCCGCTCCCGGCTTGGCTTTGCGGTTGCCCTGACCCTTGGCGTCTCGGTAAGCGTTGCATGCGCGCCCGCGCAGGCACCGGCCAGCGCCTTGGTCCGGGCGACGGGACTGGGCGTGGACGATGAATTCCTGCGCCTGCCCGCCCGCAACGTGGATCTGGCCGGCGAGGCGCCCGTCAAGCCGGGCTTCGGCCGCATCCGGGTGGTGGTGGACAACTCGGCCGCCGGCCGGAGGACGCAAGGTACGGACCAGTACCTGATCCTCGCGATCACCCGCCCCGGGGGGGAGAAAATCAAGGACGAAAACGGCGGCGACGCCGTGTATTCCGCCACGGCGGTCAACGGCGTCATGACCATCACGCTTCCCGGCCTGCCGACCACCACGACGCAGACCTCGGGCGCCCAGACCGGCGCGGCCCTGGTGATCAACGCGCTCATCGGCAACTGGGACGCCTTCGCCGCGCCCACGACGTACGCGGCGCTGGCGGCGGGCACCTTGCAGTACGGCTCCGCGACGGCCACGACCTTCGTCCTGGACAACCTGGGCAAGAACCTGGTGAAGAGCACCGAAGCCGCCAACTCCAGCAGTACCCTTTTGTCCTCGGGCTTCGCCCGTGCCGACGTCTCGGCCGGCCTCGTCCCGACAGTCACCCTCTCGACCCACCTGCACCTGCAGAAGCGCTTCTCGAACTGGCCGACGACCCTGGCCCCCGAGAGTCCCACCCCCGCCGAACTCCTCGAACTCGTCGCGACAGGCAGCGCCAACGTCACGGTCATCAGCAGCCTCAGGAGCGACGCCTCCGGGATGCTTCGCCTGCGCCACCCCGCGTTCAATCCGGACGAGGTGGACGCGGCGCCCACGGCGGTGGGGAACATCGCCGCCGACCGCCGGGTAGCGCGCGTGCTGGTGCAGACCGCCGACGGCAGCCCGCTCTCGTCGGCACCGCGCCTGACGGTCCAGACTTACGATCCGACCGCCGGGACGCGAGACGGCATCACGCCGCCCGTGACCGACTCGCCATTTTCCCTCAACCTCACGACCGGCGGCAGCAACGCGGCGTTCTCCCTGGATCAGACCATGGCCTGGATCAGCGTCGACCTTTCCGGCCCTCTGGCCGGGCCGACCGGGTTCAGCGTGTCGGATCTCCAGCCGGCGGCTTACAACGTGCTCGACCTCACGCTGGCTGGCTTGCCCGCCAGCAAGCAGTTGAAGGTGTATTTCCTTCCCCTTGGCACGGCCTACATCATGAGCGGCGCCTACACGCCGAACAGGTTCCAGTGATGAAGGGGCCGAGAGCACGCTTGCTCGGCGCGATCGCGGCCGGCATCGCGGCGCTTGCCGGTTGCTCGGCCTCGCCGCTCGGCGCCGATGCCTGGGTCGGTGCATTCCTCAATGGCGATCGGCCCCGGGCGGTCGCCCTCGTGCGCTTCGACGGCGCCACCGGCGGCACGATCACCCGCGGGCGGGGCGTCCAGACGATCCCGGCCAATGCCTCGAAGGTGAAGCTGGTCATCTACGACCCGCTGGGCTTCATCGTCGGCGGCTTGCCCCTCACCGCCATCCCGTCCAGCAAGAGCTTCGTCGTACCGGCCTTGCCGGCCGGCGTGGTCCTCAAGTTCGACATGCGCATGACGGACTCGTCCAACGTCGAGGTCGCCAAGGCCATTCGCAAGAACACCCTGGTCGCAAACGCCGTCAACGAAGTCGAATCGACCGTCTACATGGACGCGCCGCAGCTCTTCACGGACACCGTGACCGTCTCGTCCGGCCAGGAATCGAGCCAGGACGTGATCGCCGTGCAGTTCCGGCTCGCAGACGGCTCCCACTACCGGTTCACGCCCTCGGTGACCGCGGTGAACGCGGCAAACCAGCCGGTGAGCTGCAGCCCCACGTACAAGGTCACGGCGGGCGACCGCAACCCCGACAACACGCCCGGCGAGAACGTCTCGGCGACCGGCGCCATCATGACGGCCGGCACGGGCCAACGGTTCGACGTCAAGGCCCGTGTGACGGCCAATTGCGGGGCAACGGCCAAGACGATCACGCGCTACCTCAAGGCCGAGCAGGTCGCGACCGTTTCGGTAGGTGTGCAGTGATGCGGCGCTTGGGCGGCACCGACACTCGTGCACGAATCGCCGGCACGGAGGCCGGCGCCACTCGGTCGCGATTGCGGCGGCTCGCCGTGCTCCTTGCGCTCGTCTGCCCGCTTGCCGGCTGCGCGGGCGCGCCGGCCAATTTCATGGTCGGCGGCGCAGAAACGGGAGCGGCGCCCCGGAGCGAGGCGGCGCCCGCCCCGGGACCGGGCAATGCGGCCGGTTCGCCCACCGCCAACGTGACTTTCGCCGTCGAGCCGGACAAGACCGCTGTCGCAAGCTGGTCGGGGCCCCCGCGATGAACCGGCGGGCGCTGCATCGCCTTGCCAGCCGGATGCTGGTCGTGGCGCTCCTGGTGGTGCTGGCCGGCTGTCAGGCCATCCTGCCGCTCTTCTATCCGGCCGAGAAGCCGCTGGCCGCTGCCAAGGCGCCGCCCATCATGGCCACCATCGCCCTCACGGTGCACTGGCCGACCGGGCCGGGCCGGGACTTCCGCGGGTATCACGCGCAACTCATCCCGGACAGCACGGCGACGGTCGTCGCCACGGTCTACAACGGCACGACCGCCATCGGCAGCACGAGCAAGACCCGCACGGTGAGTCAGACGTCGGTGACCATCCCGGTGACCGTGCCGGTCGGCGACGGCTACAACCTCGAAGTGCTGGCCTACCCGGGCACGAATGCGCCGCCGGCGACCGCCGGCGCCATTGCCCGGGCGACCGCAGCCGGCATCAACACGCTGGGACTCACGCTCGCCACGCAGCATACCCTGCCCGTCGACGTCACCTTGACCTCGCTCTACGTCCCGGCCATCACGGGGATGTCGTCGCAGGCCGGAAACGTCAACCAGACCGTGCAGTTGACCGGCACGGACCTGGCACCCGACTGGGAAATCGCACTGCCGAAGGTCTACTTCAACGGCACGGCGGCCGTGACGGTCACGCGCCAGAATTCTGGCACCATCACCGCCACGGTGCCTACCGGCGCCACCACGGGCAACATCATGGTGAAGGCCGACGGGGTGGAATCCGTGTCCACGGCGCGGTACTGGGTCGTCTCGTCGCAGGCCGTCACGACGACGAGCCCGGCGATCAACGCCAACGCCGTCGCAAACGGTCTGGTCTACTACGGCGGGACTCTCGACTACACCGCGACACTCACTTTCGCGCTCAAGTCCGGCGAAACGCTTGCCACCTACACCGGCCGGCCGGCCGTGGCCTGGACCGTGTCGGGCGCCTCGCACACCATCGCCACGCAGGGCGACACGGCCGGGACCGACACGGTCACGAGCGTCGGCCGCCTGACGGCCGCCGGCGGCTACTCGTCGGGCCTCGCCGTCGCGACTCTGGGCACGGCCACCGCCAATCACCTGGCGCGGTCGGTCGGCGTCGACAGCGTGAGCGTGAGTCCGTCGAGCTTCACGATCAACGCCCTGCCGCCGGTCGGCCAGTCGGTCCACAGCAGCTACCTGGCCGGCACGACGCGGGCCGTGACGGCCACGGTGACCCACACGCTGCCTTTCAGCGAGGGCGTGAGCTGGACCACCTCGCACTCGGAACTCGTCGCAGCCAACCAAACCATAAGCTCGGCCACGATCACCACCACCCAGGGGGCGGTCGCCGCCAGTCGCACGTTTACCGCGACGTCCATCACCGATGCGGCCGCGATCAACACCGGTACGGCCAAGGCGAGTACCGGCAACGTCACGATCACCGACCTGGGTCTGCTCCTACTGGGGGTGCAATGATGCAAGCCATTCGCAAGCTGGCGCTGGGACTCCTGGCGGCCGCCGTCTGCGGCTGCCAGTGGGGCATGACGCCTGCCGTCGTGGCGGGCCTGGCGAGCGCCAGCGCCGAGAAGGGCGCCGCGGCTTCGGCCGTGGATACGAGGCCGCGCGGCTTCCTCAAGCTGGCGATCCGCTGGCCGACCCTGGAGGAGCAGCGCAACCTCGGCCACTACAGAGCGCAACTCGTCCCCGACAGCGCCGCCAAGATGGACATCCGCGTCTACGACGGCTCGACAGAGGTCGGAAACGCGCTCAATGTCACCCGCACGGGCTCGTTGACCAACGTCACCATCGAGTTGCGGGCCAAGAACAACCTGTCGGTCGACGTGAAGGTCTACCCGGCCAGCCCCAACCAGGCGACGCAAATAGCCGCGGGCAGCGCATCGGGAGTCAACATCTACAGCAGCGCCGCCACGAACGTGACCGTCACCCTCGTGGCGGACTACGTTCCGAGTATCTCGAACTTGAGCGCGAGTGCCGGATCGGTCGGCCAGACCGTCACCCTGACCGGCACCAACTTCAGGAAGGCATGGGCGGCTGCGCCCAAGGTGTGGTTCAACGCGACGGTGACCAATGGCGTGCCCAGCGGCGTGGAGGCGACGCCCACGACCAGCAGCGACACGTCCATCGCCGTCGTGGTACCGACCGGGGCGACCACCGGCAACATCGTCGTCGAAGCCGACAACGTGCCGTCGGCGTCGACCGCCAACTACTACGTCCTCTCCAGCCTCGCCATCACGGCCGCCAGCGTGACCATCAACGGCCACACGACCGGCAGCGACGGCTTGGTGGCCGGCATGGTGTACTACGGCGATACGCTCGACTTCACGGCCGTCGGGACCTTCGCCATGAAGTCCGGCGAGGACCTGACCACCACCTGGATCAACCCGCCCGCGCCCACCTGGGCCAGCGCCAACGCCAACAACACCATCTCGACGAATTCCGGCCCCACGATCGGCTCGGCCACGACCACAACCGTGGGCCGGATGCAGGCGGCAGGCACCAATCAGACCGGCAACATCACCGCCACGATCGGCTCCGTGACTTCGAATGCCATCCTGGCGCAACCGGTCGGCGTCGACAGCGTCACGGTAAGCCCGACGTCGGCGACCATCAACGCCCGGCCGCCCACCGGCACGGCACTCGACGGCAACAATGGCGCTATAAGCCAGGCCGTCACCGCCACCGTCAACTCGACGCTGCCTTTCAACGACGGCGTGACGTGGTCGACGGTCGGGAATTCGGACCTCACGATCACCAGTGCGGACATCGGCACCGACCCTGCCATCCCGGCGTCCACGACGACCTCGGCCACGGTCACGACGAAGCGCACGGCCTCGGGCGCGGCCGCGGACAGTTCGGGCAATGCGAAGCTGCGGGCCACGTCGATCACCGCCACCGCGAAGAGCGTCTCGAAGACCGCCGACACGACCCTCACGATCACCGACTACGGCAACCTGGTGCTGGGGATCCAGTGATGCGCCGAGCGGCCCGAGCGCTCGCGACCGTCCTGGCGGCCGCGGCCCTCGCGGCGTGCGCCGCCTTCCCGGTCGCCCCGCCGGCCGGGGATCCGGCCGGACCGGGCGTCGCCGTGGTCGCCACCCGGACCTCGGTCGCGCAAGGCAGGCTGGTGCTGTCCATCCGCTGGCCGGACGGCCCCGGCCGCGACCTGCGAGGCTACCGGGCGCAACTGGTACCGGACAGCACGGCGACGCTCAAGGTGATCGTCAAGAAGGGCGCCACCACGATCAGCAGCACCGACGTCAACCGCCCTTCCGGCCAGGCCGTCACGAACGCGACCATTCAATTGAATGCCGACACCGGTCTCACCGTCACGGTCGAAGCCTACCCGTCGGGCGCCAACAGCGGGACCAAGGTCGCCGAGGCGTCACAGGCCAACTTGACCATTCGCAGTAGCGCCGACACCAGTTTGACTGTCTCCCTCGGTTCGCTATACACGCCCAGCATCACGGGAACCAGTGCGAGCTACGCCCGGGCCGGCGATTCGTTGACGATCACCGGCAGCAACCTCGCCCCGGCGTGGCGCGGCTCGGGCCCGACGGTGCTGTTCCCCGGTCCTTCGGGCACCGTGGCGGCCACGCCGACGTCGGTGAGCGACACGTCCTTGACCGTGGCCGTGCCGAGCGGCGCCCAGAGCGGCAACGTCGCCGTCAAGGTCGACGGCGTAACCGGCGGTTCGGCCGCGTTCGAGATCGGCGCAACGCTTACGATCGGCGCCGGCGGCACCATCCCGGCGAGCACCGCGACATACAAGGCAAAGGTGGAGCGCGACGCCGACAGCAATGGCAGCTACGAGACCACTCTCTATACGACTGCGGCCATCCCGGCGGGAAGCATGCCGACCCAGCAGGTCATCCCGCAGGGTGGGAACTTCCGGGTCACACTTGATGCGCATCCGGGCGCCAACGAGCCATCGGCCAACGGTGGCTCCATCGCCGTGGGCACGACCACGCTTGCGGTGAATTCCGGCACGACGACGGCTGCCACGACGGTCAGCCTCTCGCCACGCTACACGCCGGCCATTGCGGCGGTCGATGACACGACTCCCGCCCCCGGCCAGTCCTTCACCATCACGGGCAGCAACTTCGCGGGAGCCTGGCGGGCGTCGGGTCCCACGGTCATGTTCACGACCTTTGGAGCTTCCGCATCGGCCACTCCGACTGCAGCGGACGATAGTTCACTGACCGTCACCATGCCGTCCAACGCTATCAAGGGAGCGATCACCGTGACCGTCGACGGCCTGGAGAGTGCGACCTTCGACCTCGAAGCCGGGGCGGGCATCGCGAGCTACTCCGGCAGCCTGGAAGCCCTGGCGATCAACACTTCCGGCACGGTATTCCAGGCCCTGGCTCGCTCGGACCTGAGCTGCGCCTTCTCGGTCGACAGCGGCGACACCTGGAGTGTCGACGACCCCTTCTATCCGCCGCACCCTGCGACGGGTCGCGACGGGGTCTCGCCGCCCGGTGGCGCATTCCTCACGGAAACCGGCTACAAGGGCGCGCTAATCGTCAAGCGCGGCACCAACACCTACCAGTACGTCGGCCTGGGCGCGACCATCGTGCCCACGAGTGGCGAAACATTGCGCTTCCTGATCAACGACGACCCGATCTTCGACTATCGCCATACCGGCTCGTTGACCGTCTCGTACACCTGCACGCTGCAGTAATCCGGGAGACCGGCGCGGCC contains:
- a CDS encoding IPT/TIG domain-containing protein, with translation MRRAARALATVLAAAALAACAAFPVAPPAGDPAGPGVAVVATRTSVAQGRLVLSIRWPDGPGRDLRGYRAQLVPDSTATLKVIVKKGATTISSTDVNRPSGQAVTNATIQLNADTGLTVTVEAYPSGANSGTKVAEASQANLTIRSSADTSLTVSLGSLYTPSITGTSASYARAGDSLTITGSNLAPAWRGSGPTVLFPGPSGTVAATPTSVSDTSLTVAVPSGAQSGNVAVKVDGVTGGSAAFEIGATLTIGAGGTIPASTATYKAKVERDADSNGSYETTLYTTAAIPAGSMPTQQVIPQGGNFRVTLDAHPGANEPSANGGSIAVGTTTLAVNSGTTTAATTVSLSPRYTPAIAAVDDTTPAPGQSFTITGSNFAGAWRASGPTVMFTTFGASASATPTAADDSSLTVTMPSNAIKGAITVTVDGLESATFDLEAGAGIASYSGSLEALAINTSGTVFQALARSDLSCAFSVDSGDTWSVDDPFYPPHPATGRDGVSPPGGAFLTETGYKGALIVKRGTNTYQYVGLGATIVPTSGETLRFLINDDPIFDYRHTGSLTVSYTCTLQ